The Pseudomonas triclosanedens genome has a window encoding:
- a CDS encoding DUF4256 domain-containing protein, producing the protein MNAKQRAELIAVLQARFEKHASRHPAIDWAKVRARLESKPEKLRALAEMESTGGEPDVVGFDETSGEYLFVDCSAESPAGRRSLCFDRQALDARKENKPAGSALEQAEAMGIELLSEAQYRALQQLGEFDAKTSSWVQTPPAIRKLGGALFCDRRYDTVFVYHNGAQSYYAARGFRGALRV; encoded by the coding sequence ATGAACGCCAAGCAACGCGCCGAACTGATCGCCGTACTGCAAGCACGCTTCGAAAAGCACGCAAGCCGCCACCCCGCCATCGACTGGGCCAAGGTCCGGGCACGGCTGGAGTCCAAGCCGGAAAAGCTGCGGGCGCTGGCGGAAATGGAAAGCACCGGCGGCGAGCCGGATGTGGTCGGCTTCGATGAGACGAGTGGCGAGTACCTGTTCGTCGACTGCTCCGCGGAAAGCCCCGCAGGCCGTCGCAGCCTCTGCTTCGACCGCCAGGCGCTCGACGCCCGCAAGGAAAACAAGCCCGCCGGCAGCGCGCTGGAACAGGCCGAGGCGATGGGCATCGAGCTCTTGAGCGAAGCGCAGTACCGCGCCTTGCAGCAGCTCGGCGAATTCGACGCCAAGACCTCCAGTTGGGTACAGACGCCCCCGGCCATCCGCAAGCTCGGCGGCGCGCTGTTCTGCGACCGCCGTTACGACACCGTGTTCGTCTACCACAACGGTGCCCAGTCCTATTACGCCGCGCGCGGCTTTCGCGGCGCGTTGCGGGTCTAG
- the eco gene encoding serine protease inhibitor ecotin yields MPFTRTTLTTAMLLAATVTQANAAKLEDVAPYPKAEAGFVRQVIHLPKQAHEEDFKVEVLAGKTLSVDCNRQRLGGTLEEKTLEGWGYSYYRLDKVSGPASTLMACPDGKTTKEFVAVVGDGFVLRYNSKLPIVIYAPKDIEVRYRIWSASDKVEHARAE; encoded by the coding sequence ATGCCCTTTACCCGCACCACCCTCACCACCGCAATGCTGCTCGCCGCTACCGTCACCCAGGCCAACGCCGCCAAGCTCGAAGACGTAGCCCCCTATCCCAAGGCCGAGGCAGGCTTCGTCCGCCAGGTCATCCACCTGCCCAAACAGGCCCACGAAGAAGACTTCAAGGTCGAAGTCCTGGCCGGCAAGACCCTCTCCGTCGACTGCAATCGCCAGCGCCTGGGCGGCACCCTGGAAGAGAAAACCCTGGAAGGTTGGGGCTACTCCTACTATCGCCTGGACAAGGTCAGCGGCCCGGCCAGCACCCTGATGGCCTGCCCGGACGGCAAGACCACGAAGGAATTCGTGGCGGTGGTCGGCGATGGCTTCGTGCTGCGCTACAACAGCAAGCTGCCCATCGTGATCTATGCGCCCAAGGACATCGAAGTGCGCTACCGCATCTGGTCGGCGTCCGACAAGGTCGAACACGCCCGCGCCGAGTAA